Proteins from one Nicotiana tabacum cultivar K326 chromosome 23, ASM71507v2, whole genome shotgun sequence genomic window:
- the LOC142177130 gene encoding uncharacterized protein LOC142177130: MKELCQKFTKIEFKHVPKIHNEFADALATLSSMIQHPDKNYIDPIEVEIGDQHAYCFHINKEPDGKPWYHDIKKFLATREYPKNATNGQKRTLKRLQNHFFLNGEVLYMRTPDLGLLRCVDAIEATKLLEEIHAGMCKPHMNGFTLAKKILRAGYFWMTMESDSIRYVQKYHRCQIHGDFIWVPPNEINVMGLP, encoded by the coding sequence ATGAAGGAGTTATGCCAGAAGTTCACGAAGATTGAGTTCAAGCACGTCCCCAAGATTCACAACGAGTTCGCTGACGCCCTTGCAACTCtatcatctatgattcagcatccagacaagaactacaTCGACCCTATCGAGGTAGAGATCGGGGATCAACATGCCTATTGCTTCCATATAAATAAAGAACCAGATGGTAAACCATGGTATCACGATATCAAGAAATTCCTTGCAACCAGAGAATACCCAAAGAATGCTACTAATGGTCAAAAGCGAACCCTCAAGAGGTTACAAAACCACTTTTTCCTCAACGGAGAAGTCCTGTACATGAGGACCCCAGATTtaggtttgttgagatgtgtagacGCTATCGAGGCAACTAAGTTATTGGAAGAAATACATGCAGGAATGTGCAAACCTCACATGAATGGGTTCACATTAGCCAAGAAGATCTTGAGagctggatacttttggatgactatggaaagtgACAGTATCCGCTATGTGCAGAAGTATCACCGGTGTCAGATTCACGGGGATTTCATCTGGGTTCCACCAAATGAGATAAACGTAATGGGTTTACCCTAG